aaggtagttctatttttaaagaatttattaatttatttgacagagatcataagtaggcagagaggcaggcagagagcgaggggcaagcaggctccctgcctagctgagagcccgatgagaggctcgatcccaggaccctgggatcatgacctgagccaaaggcagagctttaacccactgcaccacccaggtgccctggtagttgtatttttaattttttgaggaacttccatactgttttccaaagtagctatatcagtttgcattcccactaacagtgcacaaatgttcctttctctttttttttaattttattgtgttaagttagtcaccatacatcattagtttttgatgtagtgttccaagattcatcatttacatataatacccagggctccatgcaatgtgtgctctccttaatacccaccaccagtctcactcattcccccactcccctcacctctaaaaccctcactttgtttctcagagtccacagtctctcctggttcatctccccctctgattcaaTTTTCCTTTcgttctcctaatgtcctccaagttattccttatgctccacaagtaagtgaaaccatatgataatgggctttgtctgcttgacttctttcactcagcataatctcctccagtcccatccatgttaatgcagatggtgggcattcatcctttctgatggtcaagtaatagtccactgtatatatggaccacatcctctttatccgttcatctgttaaaggatatctcagctctttccacagtttgactattgcagacattgctgctatgaacattggggtacatgtggcccttcttttcactacatctgtatctttggtgtaactattcagtagtgcaattgcagaatcttagggtagctctgtttttaattttttgaggaatctccacactcttttccacagtggttgcaccaacttgcattcccaccaacagtgtaagagggttcccctttctccacatcctctccaacatttattgtttcctgccttgttaatatttgccattctaactggtataaggtgatagctcaaagtggttttgatttggatttccatgatggctaatgatgataagcattttttcatgtgtttgttagccatttgtatgtcttcattggagaagtgtctgttcatgtcttctgcccatttttcaactgattatctgttttttgggtgttgagtttgaaaagttctttatagatcttggatatcagccctttgtctctagtgtcatttgcgaatattgTCTCCCCTTCCATGGGTTGCCTcgttgttttgttaactgttccctTTGATGTGAAGAgacttttgatcttaatgaagtcccaaaagttcattttcactttcgtTTTTCTTGCCCGTGGAGATGTAtctcgaaagaagttgctgtggccaatgtcagtgaggttgctgcctatgttatcccctaggattttgacggattcctgtctcatattgaggtctttcaccaattttgagtttatcttagtgtgtggtgtaagagaatagtcaagtttcattcttccgtacatagctgtccaattttcccaggaccatctattgaagagactatcttttttccactgaatattttttcctgctttgttgaagattatttgaccacagagttgagggtccatatctgagctctgtactctgtttttattttgttttgttttattttgttaagtgcactccatgcccattgtgggacttgaactcacgaccctgagatcaagagttgcatgttctaccaactgagccagcaaggcaccccaagtgttcttctttctccacatccttgccaacatctgttgtttcttgtgttgttggtcTTAactattctaacaggtgtgagataatACCccgttgtagttttgatttgcatttccctgaggataaGTGATAATGAGCATCTTTTTGAGTGTCTATGGCCATCTGGATATCCttttgggagaaatgtctgttcatgtcttctacccaatttttaattgggctatctgtttttgggtattgagttttgtaagttctttacatattttggatactgactcTATCAGAATGTCATTTGCGCatgtcttttcccattcagtaggttgcctcttagttttcttgattatttcctttgctttgcagaagctttttatcttggtgtagttcaatagtttatttttgcttttgtttctcttgcctcaggagatatatctggagaaaagttgctatggctaatGTCCAAGAAGTTACTATCTGtcttctcttctagaatttttatggttttagatctcacatttagatctttaatccattttaatttattttttttaaggtataagagagtggtccagtttcattctttggcatgtagctgcccagtttccccaacaccattttttgaagagactttttcccattggttattctttcttgctttgttgattaattggccatataattgtatgtttatttcatgcttttctattgtgttccattgatttgtgagttgtttttgtgccagtaccatactcttttgattactacagcttcataatataacttgaagtccagaattgtgatgctcccagctttgcttttctttttaaagattgctcTGGAAAtgtgtggtcttttgtggtttttttttacatattttaggattgtttgttttagttctgtgcaaatgctgttggtattttgatagggattacattaaatgtgtagattggtttgggtagtatagacatgttaacaatattatttttccaatccatgaacgtggaatgtcttttcatttctccgtgtcctcttcactttcttttatcAGCGCttcacagttttcagagtacaggtcttgcacctctttggttaggtttattcctaggtatcttgttatAGCTCTCTAGGATTCTAAAATGTAACttgaagtataattttaaatatcatatatagtaaatgacaaaggaaatgtttgttctttttgaCTTCTAATTAAATTTCAGTTACTTTTTGATGAATTCTGTGGGGGTATCAAATAGGCAGTTGAATATATGAGTCAGTCAGGAGTATAGGGCCTGACAGAAATACAGATTTAGgagtaaatttataaatttagatGTAtgagttatatatatgtatacataacatatacttttataaataaagtgtttttagaGGTATGACACTACATAACTTTATCAAAGATTAATGTGTTAATAGAAAAGAGAAGATGGTCTATAAATATCATTGAATGTAAAGAGACCTAacacactgctggtgagaattcaaagttttcactttttctttagaGCTCTTTGACAGTCAGAATCAAAAGGTCTTATAATCCatatttactggggcacctggatggctcagtcattaagcatctgcctttggcccaggttatgatcccagagtcctgggattgagccccacattgggctccctgctcagccaggagcctgcttctccctcttctgatcCCCTCATTTgtgccctctcactctctcaaacacataaagtcttttaaaaaaaaagagtaagaaagtcCACATTTATTGATGCATTAAACCAAATCCTTTAAATATTCCCAAAAGAAATATACACTGAAACAGTCAAATATTTGTACATAAAGATGTATTTTGTGGCTTTATGtataaaggagaaaataggaataatcctaaaatccCAGAATCTCAAAGATAGtcataaattttgaaatatttggcatcagtgaattttttaaattttagttaacatttagtgcaatattggtttctggagcagaatttagtgattcatcacttacatacaaaaatatgaaatgcttcacaaatttgtgtttcatccttgcacaggggccatgctagtcttctctgtatcattctaGTTTTAGTATATCTGCTGCCAAAGGAGGCACCAGCCgcaaagaaattttaattaatgtttcaaaaatatttaaggatatggaaaaataaagcagaaaaaacaaaacagcttcaAGGAACTGATCATGTAGTAGGGATATAGGCACATAAATAATTAGTTTAATGATTAAGGTCAAAGCAGAAGTATCTATAAAATACTGAAGAAgcaaaagagtaaatatttaaatgtctaGTGTGAGGGTATTTGAAGGCAGACTCTCAGAGGAGATGGCCTCTAAAttgaaaatatgaatgaatagAATGGATAGGAATGGTTCAAGCAGAAGAAACAACATATGCCAAAGCATAGAGCATAGAATAACATGGTATATTGATGAAACTTTATGAAGCTCAATATTATTAAAGGAAAAACTATCAAAATAGGtgaagatgaaggaagggaggTAGTCAGGGACAAATTATATAGTGCATCAAGTAGCATACAAAGATCCAGAATTTATGACAAGGTCAGTGGGGTATGGAATTAGTGAAACATTTTCAGTAGGGATATGACAAGTCAGATTTAAATATAACCCTATCATCTCCACACATTGCAAGgacataaatatttcttgaggaaATTAGACATAAAATCAAATATCCAATTTGacgtattctttttttaattaattaattttttaaataaacatataatgtatttttatccccaggggtacaggtgtgtgaatcgccaggtttacacatttcacagcactcatcatagcacataccctccccaatattcatatccccaccaccctctcccgtcccagcccccagcaaccctcagtctgttttttgagattgagtcttttatggtttgtctccctcccaatcccatcttctttcattttttcttttcctactccccagccctcccacattgcatctccacttcctcatatcagggagatcgtatgatagttgtctttctccaattgacttatttcactaagcataataccctctagttccatccacgttgtcgcaaatggcaagatttcattcttttgatggctgcgtagtattccattgtgtatatgtgtgtgtgtgtgtgtgtgtgtgtgtgtatatatatatatatataccacatcttctttatccatcaattTGACGTATTCTTGCTTTACTCCTGCCTCTTCGACAACACATTGCTCTTTCCCAGCTGTCTAAACACACATACTTCAGGTCACCTCCAGGATCTCTTCAGTAATGTCTATTATCAGGAGCAGAACTATGTTGCATAGTGTCCTCCAAGTAAGGCTGTTGTGAAGCTCATCCATGGATGGCGATACAATGTGTCACTGTCCTCCAGATGCAAGGCTGAAACTAACTACTGCTATGGTCCAAGGTCATATGCCCAGAACTAAGACAGTAGCAGTAAGTAAGTCTTGAGAGAAGGAAATGGATTGAAGAAATATATAGAGACAGAAGATGGAATGGATGGGATGGCTAGTAGCCTGAGAACCAAGGATGGCAATGGTAAGTTTAATTCTGGAGCTATTCTACCAAACAGCATTTAAACCAGTGGTTTCCAAATTTGGCTGCGCATTGGAATCATTGGCTGAGTTTTGCAACAATACATATTCTAGAACATCACTCTTGCATTTTCAGATTCAGTACTCCTAGGGTGTGAAACAGGTATCTgcattttaagtaagctccaacGGTGATCAGAATGCACAACCCGAATCGGAACTTTTACTGTAGAATACTGCTCAATTCAGAGTTACTGGAGTATTAACTAGCACATAAATGGATACAGAAAAAATGTCTTGGTTATGATCCCATGGCTCCTGTTGTTGCAAGTGTATTTAGTAGAAATCTGAATATTCCCTTCCATTGCTATTCTGAGCAGATGTTCATTCCTCATTCATGAGAAATTAGGGTTTGAATATCCTGCACCTGTTGCCAAATCTTACCAATGGCAGATTCTCAACTTCTTTCTCTATACATCTATTAATCCAGTTCATAatgatttcttttatgtttaGCATGTGCTTTTCCTGGCACAGAAAGATGTCCTCTATATAAGCCTAACATTGCACATACACAGATGATTCTATTAGTTACTCAGCAGATGTCCAAGACAATGGTTTTCCACAAGAGAACTGTATCCTGAAGATTAAACCATTTTGCCTTGAAAAGTGGCCAAAATTTTATTCTAAGTTATTAAAAACCCTGTGAAGAAGTTGTATGTATAATGCACACAGTGTGACTCAGATTACCGACTGTGGAGAATATTGGGTGAAAAACAAACATATTGATTTGTTGATACTGTTCCCCAAAGTGGTGCTTCTCCATATGAAAGTTATGATTGCTTTCGATAGGTTGAACTGGTAAATTTGCTCTTCTCAGATGTTTTAGAAGATCTCTACTTACTTTTGCCAACCGTTCACCGGGGCGGTCACTAGATGACCAACTCTTGAGGCTTCCATAACCTCTCTTTAGACGTTAGTTAGTGGTGGATACAGAGGTAATGACtgcacttgtatttttttaaaaatcagctcaaTATTAACACATCTTACCAATACCCTTGAACTCTGTTGAATGATGATCCAAACCTCGCCTGTTGCAGTGGCACCGCCAACAAAAACCAGATTCCACTGATCTTCCTTCATACTTAGGAATCAGGGGGAGCAAGCTCATCTGGGCACTTTTGATTTCTAAGTTTTGTTGACAAATGAATTCACAGCTGGATTTGAAGGGCGTTGTTCTTCACAGGGGTAGCACGAGGGAGATCTAGGGCATGGCGAAATAGTTCTGTATCTTAACTAAGGTGGTGCTGTTACCAATCCACATGATGGGATCTAATGACAAAGAGCTATACTTACACAtcatatcaatatcaatatcaatatcaattCCCTGGTTTTGATACTCTACGGCGCAGAAGATGTAGCTGTTGAGGGAGACGGGGTGAAGGGTACAGAGGACCGGTATGTACTTTCTTTGCACCTTCCTctgaatttataattatttcaaaataagttgaAAAGAGAGCTCCTTGTCAGAGTCATTGTCCATGAGAGAGCAACAGCCCCAAGCAgtgtgggagcctgcttcttctagAACTGACGTTGTCTGCTTTGTCTGCATTTCGGCCAGCACAGACCAATGAGTCTGTCTCTTCACTCAGTTCTTTGCCTTGTATTTTGTCAATGCATAGCCTTCGCAATTCAGGCCCAATTTCtaccttaatattttttcttgttcaaTCCATAATGCCTAACAGTGTCTGGCCTGTGGCAGGCATTTTTGGCTGAAtgaacagaggaaggaaagatggtCTTATCTTATCAAGGAACTCTGAGTTCCTTGAGGGCTAGAACAACAGATTCATCTATGTCGGCAAAACATCTAGCACAGTAGGCATTCAGTGAATGTTTTTGGAAGTAATAAATGGAATGTTATAAAATCAGTGAGGattattgttaacattttaaaggCTCTAACTATCCGCTGCTAAAAGGAAGTTTTCATAATTTCCATCGACTTcacctttctttttaagatctctTATACTTTTTTGAACATAACCGAGGGCAACCTATTTTTAGTGAAGTAGTATTCTTCTGTATGTGTGCCTATAAAATTGTAGTTTTCTAAGATAAGAGACTTATATTCAAAGTTGTTCTTGCAAATCACATCCTGCAGAGATTCTAGATGGTTGTGGCAGCAGCTCTgctacttttcaaaataaattagtgAGCACTTGGGATCCAGGAGATGACTGCTTGTTAACTGGTTGCCGCAAGGCTGAGAAAAGTAAGGAACCCCACCATAAGACCAGTGAGCTGCCGAGGCCTTGGGCCCATACCTTTCATAGCTTCATTACTAGCCCACTGGCACTGTTggaatcttcaagaaagcagccTGTGTGCTTTGGTGGAgaaaggtgggggaaaaaaaaagacaagtatcTGATGCAAGTTATACCTGATTTTCAAGACATTTCTTATATAGTCTCTCATTTTGTGAATATTCGACAAGGCTCCTTGGGGCCTAACACAGAAAACCTAACACAAACAGGCTTTAAAGATGGAGAATTTGTTAGCTTATGTAAAAAAGTCCCGAGTGACACTTGAACTAGGAGCCAAAACTCTGTTACCCTGGCCTGGTGTGTCTCCGCTCTTAGCTCTGCCCTTGCATATGTTGTCTTCTTTATCAGGCTTGATTCAGTGACCTGCTAAATCTGTCCAAATTCAAGTATAGAAGTAAAGAGAGTAGATCTCTTCCCAGTAAGTTCAGTACAGATCCGAGGATTCACTCTAATTGGACCAGCTAAAGTCTCACGTTCCCTCATTAACTCAGCACTGTGCCTGAGGGTGGCCTGGGAACCGCTTGGCCCGGCCTGGGTCTTGCACTTCTCACCCTACTGGAATCAGTTCAGTTCCAACCGAAAGAAAGGGACACAGAGTAAAATACCAACTCCAGAAGATATGTTGGGTACCATTCCTAGGAGAAAGAGGTAAGAGATGCTGGCAAGCCAACGCTGTAAACACCAAGCATATCCAGCACTTTGCCTTTCGGTGCAGCGGGGCGGACGCTTACAGGTTCCCggtgtgctgctgctgctttggGGCCTTCGCCTCTACCACTGCTCCTCAtgtcgccttttttttttttttttggtatgattttttttatttatctgacagagagaaagagcacaagcagcaggagcgggagagggagaagcagggaggctgagcagggagccctatgcagggttcaatcccaggacctggagatcatgaactgagctgaaggcagacgcttatgcGACTGAGCCGGCCCAGgtgctcctttcttttttttttttttttttttaatagttaagagATTTTGTTCCAGTAGCTGTAATTACAGTGCTTGTCTGTCTCCTGGGCAGCTGTGTAAGCCCAAGTACAAGTACAAACGCTAGGGAATGTGGGATGACCCAAGACAGAGCGAATCACAGGGACCCTGTGGTGACCGTGAGGGACCGTGGCTGGTTCTGCTCCATCTCCTGGTGGACTCGACTCTGGCCGCTGCCGCAGAACTGATACGAGGCACGGTTCTCCCTTCTGTGGGTTCAGCTCTCCTTATCTTTATATGTAACTGCTTTTAAAATGCACTGAGTTCAGTTGAAAAACCAACCACCAAAATGGATCTCAACACAGATCTAACGCCCGAGGAGGAGGCGAGTCGGGCTGATCTGACACAGCAGCTCCTCGAGGCCCCGTGTGCCTGAAATCCCTTCTCAGTATTGAACAGTGGGTTGGCTTTctctttacaattaaaaaaaaaaaaaaaaaaaaaagctgagtggTACTGCAAAGGAGTTCCACCAACGGCCTCACTGGGAACACACACaatttacattaaataaaaacctgGCTGCCGGCTGTGTCTACGCATCGACAGCCTGGTGAAGCACGCTGTGACCGACCGTGTAGACAGCTTCTGGCTCTCACACCACAGGAGAGCAAAGCAGGGTGGAAGTGGGCAGTCGGCAGGGGTCGGGCGGGGGGAGCGGGGCTCACTTCTGGTTCCGGAACTGATTGGACTGCCAGTCGGGTCTCTCACAGAGCCTGGCCCAGTGGTGGCTCAGGTGGCCTGACTGTACCAGTTCCTGGGGTGCAGGGAGCGCAGCCCCAGCCTGTCCGTGATCTCCGCTGCATTCGTGGTGTTGGGGAGGTCCTGCTCTCTGTCACTTCTGTCGGCTGTGAAGATGAGACCTTGTGTGTTCTGGAAGCGGTGGTGCCACAGGGGCGGGGCCTTGTCCTGGCCACCTGAGTCCCACACGGTGAGGCTGATGGTCTTGTCCTCCATGGTTTCCATGGTTTCCACAGTGAAGCCTACGGTGGGAACGGTGGCCACGATCTCACCCAGCTTCTGTTTGTACGGGATGGTGGTCCTTCTGCAACATCCAAGCCCACCATGAGAATGCATGCGCATTTCTTTTTTGCCAAAAAAGCCCTTAAAGAGGTTCGAGAAGATATTTCCCATGCTGTGGACAGGTGGGAGGAACACTGGCCAGAGGAAGGCCTCAGGGCCACCACGAGGCTACTGCTCTGAGCCAGGTGTTGGTTTCCCTCCCAACCCTCCTAGTGCCTTCTTGTCAAAAAACTGTCTGTCCTTTGAGAGACTGTCCCGTTTAAATGTCCCTTTCTTTGTCAGGCCTCCCGTCAGTCCTCAGTCCTTGGTCAAATGCATTTCTCTTACTATCCGTGTTTCTACAGTACTTTTGAACCTCTGCTCTAACATCCCCTTATAGTCTGTTTGGTATGGTAGTGACCTGCATTTGTTTCCTTATTTCCCCAGGTGACCAGCTTTTTGAGGTTAGGCACTGAATCTGTTATAGCTTTGCATTGCCCACAGAGTACCTAGTGACTTGGCCATACCCACAATATATTCTTGCTGAATTATTgacttaaaattaatttgaataattgatcctttttttccatttcagcaTGCTCTGTCAGTGGTCTGTTTTCACTCCTGCAAAACTGCTCTGAGGCATggatttatttttgaagttttcccactttttcttcaacttcaataagaaataaatttatacttatttttattcaaaatcatCCTTCAGTTGCTAGTTTGTCTACCCTAATATTGGGTTTGAGTAAATTTCAGATTGTCTTGAGACTGAAGGGCCTTGACCCACCTTATATCCTTCATAGATTTTATAGCAGAAACCAAATCTATTATGCATGGGGTGGCTTTAAGCTATATCACCAGCCAGAATTAATAACAATTAAAACAGTgtctttcggggcacctgggtggcttagtgggttaaggcctctgcctttggctcaggtcatgatcccagggtcctgggatcgagccctgtgttgggctctctgctcagcggggagcctgcttcccttcctctctctctctctgcctgcctctctgcctacttgtgatctctgtcaaatgaataaataaaatctttttttaaaaagtattttttttaaaaaaccagggtCTTTCTATTGCAAATTAAATTCAGCATTTTATAATTCACCAACAAAATCTGATTGACATGAGTACTCTTCTGACCTGTTTAAAATGGATATATAGTGGGCGCCTCCGTGGCTCTGTCATTTAAGCCCCTACCTTTGCTTTCGGCtctggttttgatctcagggttgtgagaccgagCCGCATGTCTGGCTCTGAGCTCTGCATGGATTTGACTTGAGAtcgtctctctgtccctcctcctctacctttccccactgcttgtgcagcctctctctccaaaacaaacaaataaatctttaaaatcaaaaaataagaaagtaataaAATGGAGAGATAATGATACATCTTCTCTGCTAGTGGAGCTGCAAAGGCCAGTGGTTAATCCTACACAAGTGAGATCAATAGgatgaaaatgggaaaatattcagtATAATAGagctttactgagcacttactgtggcTTTATGCCCTTTGCTTTGTGTGGATGATGAATAAAACGTAAAAATCCTCATAGCACAGGCCTATGCAcagaacctttttattttttaatttaatttatttatttgagagagagggtgagcaggagggaaggagaatcaggctccctgcatggcagggagcctgacactgggctcaataccaggaccctgagatcatgacccaagctgaaggcaggcgcttaaccaaatgagccacccaggcgccctgcacagAACCTTTAAAAATACCGTAGTAAGGCCAGTCCGCAGTCAAGTTTCACAGACTACTATAGGGGGATGGAGAAACAGAACTTAACCCAGAACGGGAACATAAGGTAAGAATttatgaatgcaaaaaaaaaaaaggaatttatgaaTGCAGTTAGTTATCTAGTGTTTCCAAATAGATAATGTTTGCATTGTATAGAGAGTCTGTGGCTTGGAGACGCTTATTCAGGGTCACTTGTGGAGACTGGCATCTTAGACTGGCATTTCCAGCCAGTCTCAAGCTGCTTGTTAAATATTACTGTCCTTCTCACTTCACGTCTGTTATTGCTAGAATTAATGAATCACAACCACAGAAGAATCTTTCTGTGAcacaatatatttaagaaaaaaagatctacAAAGTAAAGTAaccaagaaacttaaaaatatattgtattcgTAAGCAGAAATGAGTTCCACGCCTACCATATCACTGAGGAAATGAGTATGCATTCTCCTGTGTCTGGCCGGATGTTGAAATTTGGCAGAGTGCCTGCAAACAAGAAAGTTTCCCAGTTAGGGTCCCCTGATTTTGGAGACGGCAGTTAGGAATAAAATTCATATACAGACTTACATGTCACTTTCACACAGGAAGCAAATGTGATACAGTAATTTTCCCAAAATATTGTTTAAAGTGTTAAACTCACTCTTCCAAATAAAATGAGCTGAATCGGATTTGAAAGCTGTGCACATTCCTGGGCTCCGTAAAGTCAGCTAACCTCAACCCATTAAGATAAACATAGGGTACTGCATATTTAAGATGAATTACATGTCTTGGTGGGTAATTTTCAAGCATATATGAGAGAGATGATATTAATAATAAACCAAGCCAGAGAATTGCttatttttcagtgaaaacaaaaaaatacatcatttagAGTTGTCAGTCCAAATGTGTAGGTTTCTTTGGTAGTTACCTCTCCCCTGAAGTCTCCTCTGGGATTTTACTGAATTCTATGACTCTTGTGTAGAACTCTTGATACATAGTTTGCTAGGGAGGGAAAACCTTTTCACTAGGGAGGGAAAACCTTTTCAACTAATGAAACTGTATATTTTATGGTTATATATACTCGAtctaggaaaatgaaaacataaaatataccttcaaacaaaaaatgtttctgGATTTTGAACTTGAGAGTTTACTCGAGGCTTCTATGCAATGAGACATGTTAAGTGCAGTTATTCTTTTACCTAATCATCTCTTTCCATCTTCCATCTCCCATACGTCTGCTACATATTTTCACTTGGGTATGTCACAAGTGTGGTGTATTCAAATCCAATCATTACCTTACTCATAAACTCACCCCTCCTATGTTCCCAGTCCTGTATGTGACTCGACCATTGACTCATTCACTCAGGACTAATATTTACAGATTGTCTTTAGTATTCTTGTTAGTTTTACTTCCATATCCTGTTAATTCCATCTCATTAATAGCCCTAAATACATGACAagtgccttatttttttttaagtttatttaagagagagcgtGTATGTGCACATGCTATCCtgagtgggggagtggcagagctagaggatctcaagcagattccctgtgagCATGGAGGCCagtgatctcaggacccatgagatcatgacctgagctgaaaccaagagtcagttgcttaaccaaatgagccaacaG
Above is a genomic segment from Neovison vison isolate M4711 chromosome X, ASM_NN_V1, whole genome shotgun sequence containing:
- the LOC122896446 gene encoding ADP-ribosylation factor 1-like; the encoded protein is MGNIFSNLFKGFFGKKEMRMHSHGGLGCCRRTTIPYKQKLGEIVATVPTVGFTVETMETMEDKTISLTVWDSGGQDKAPPLWHHRFQNTQGLIFTADRSDREQDLPNTTNAAEITDRLGLRSLHPRNWYSQAT